The Zonotrichia albicollis isolate bZonAlb1 chromosome 9, bZonAlb1.hap1, whole genome shotgun sequence genome has a window encoding:
- the LOC141730212 gene encoding olfactory receptor 14C36-like — protein sequence MSNSSSISHFLLLPLADTRQLQLLHFCLLLGISLAALLGNGLIISAVACGHHLHTPMFFFLLNLALSDLGSICTTVPKAMHNSLWDTRDISYSGCVAQVFLLIFFLGTELSLLTIMCYDRYVSICKPLHYGTLLGSRACAHMAAAAWASAFLTAGMHTANTFSLPLCHGNAVGQFFCEIPQILKLSCPHLRELALLAVTVSLDCGCFVFIVFSYVQIFRAVLRIPSEQGRHKAFSTCLPHLAVLSLFLSTGTLTYLKPPFISSPSLDLALSVLYSVVPPVLNPLIYSLRNQELKAAVRRLITGWFQKH from the coding sequence atgtccaacagcagctccataagccacttcctcctgctgccattggcagacacgcggcagctgcagctcctgcacttctgcctcttgctgggcatctccctggctgccctcctgggcaatggcctcatcatcagcgccgtagcctgcggccaccacctgcacacgcccatgttcttcttcctgctcaacctggccctcagcgacctgggctccatctgcaccactgtccccaaagccatgcacaattccctctgggacaccagggacatctcctactcaggatgtgtTGCACAGGTTTTTCTGCTTATCTTCTTCCTTGGAACAGAGCTTTCCCTCCTtaccatcatgtgctatgaccgctacgtgtccatctgcaaacccctgcactacgggaccctcctgggcagcagagcttgtgcccacatggcagcagctgcctgggccagtgcctttctcactgctggcatgcacacagccaatacattttccctgcccctgtgccatggcaatgctgtgggccagttcttctgtgaaatcccccagatcctcaagctctcctgcccACACCTCAGGGAACTGGCATTACTTGCTGTTACTGTCTCTTTAGATtgtggctgttttgtgttcattgtgttctcctatgtgcagatcttcagggctgtgcttaggatcccctctgagcagggacggcacaaagccttttccacctgcctccctcacctggccgtgctctccctgttcctcagcactggcacattaacctacctgaagcccccttTCATCtcgtccccatccctggatctggccctgtcagttctgtactcagtggtgcctcctgtcctgaaccccctcatctacagcctgaggaaccaggagctcaaggctgcagtgaggagactgatcacaggatggtttcagaaacattaa